The following coding sequences are from one Dermacentor silvarum isolate Dsil-2018 chromosome 4, BIME_Dsil_1.4, whole genome shotgun sequence window:
- the LOC125945171 gene encoding uncharacterized protein LOC125945171 isoform X2, with product MSVVSTTQSLHCCSRSPGSDGAPAGSATTKVANKSVQAGCVVCDPLPEIIRRPHIIVEGVEPVRRSSLRSSDSTSASPESGSSSKKSVSFSIGNNVITRTSTIDFRIS from the exons ATGTCCGTCGTCTCGACTACTCAATCTCTGCATTGCTGTTCCCGCAGTCCCGGCAGCGACGGCGCCCCAGCAGGCAGCGCGACGACCAAGGTGGCCAATAAGAGCGTGCAGGCGGGTTGCGTGGTGTGCGACCCGCTTCCCGAGATCATTCGACGCCCGCACATCATCGTCGAAGGTGTCGAACCGGTCAGGAGGTCCAGTCTGCGCAGCTCGGATAG CACCAGTGCATCGCCGGAGTCGGGCAGTTCGAGCAAAAAATCTGTCTCTTTCAGCAT AGGAAACAATGTCATCACCAGAACCTCCACAATCGACTTCCG AATTTCATGA
- the LOC125945171 gene encoding uncharacterized protein LOC125945171 isoform X1 has product MSVVSTTQSLHCCSRSPGSDGAPAGSATTKVANKSVQAGCVVCDPLPEIIRRPHIIVEGVEPVRRSSLRSSDSTSASPESGSSSKKSVSFSIGNNVITRTSTIDFRPKRNFIAQIS; this is encoded by the exons ATGTCCGTCGTCTCGACTACTCAATCTCTGCATTGCTGTTCCCGCAGTCCCGGCAGCGACGGCGCCCCAGCAGGCAGCGCGACGACCAAGGTGGCCAATAAGAGCGTGCAGGCGGGTTGCGTGGTGTGCGACCCGCTTCCCGAGATCATTCGACGCCCGCACATCATCGTCGAAGGTGTCGAACCGGTCAGGAGGTCCAGTCTGCGCAGCTCGGATAG CACCAGTGCATCGCCGGAGTCGGGCAGTTCGAGCAAAAAATCTGTCTCTTTCAGCAT AGGAAACAATGTCATCACCAGAACCTCCACAATCGACTTCCG accTAAACGCAACTTCATCGCACA AATTTCATGA